One genomic window of Brassica oleracea var. oleracea cultivar TO1000 unplaced genomic scaffold, BOL UnpScaffold00954, whole genome shotgun sequence includes the following:
- the LOC106320540 gene encoding ADP-ribosylation factor 1-like encodes MGLSFGKLFSKLFAKKEMRILMVGLDAAGKTTILYKLKLGEIVTTIPTIGFNVETVEYKNISFTVWDVGGQDKIRPLWRHYFQNTQGLIFVVDSNDRDRVVEARDELHRMLNEDELRDAVLLVFANKQDLPNAMNAAEITDKLGLHSLRQRHWYIQSTCATSGEGLYEGLDWLSNNIANKA; translated from the exons atggggCTGTCATTTGGGAAGCTGTTCAGCAAGCTCTTTGCGAAGAAAGAGATGCGTATTCTCATGGTGGGTCTCGACGCTGCTGGTAAGACCACCATCCTCTACAAGCTCAAGCTTGGTGAGATCGTGACAACCATTCCCACCATTG GTTTCAATGTTGAGACTGTTGAATACAAGAACATTAGCTTTACCGTCTGGGATGTCGGGGGTCAGGACAAG ATCCGTCCATTGTGGAGGCACTACTTCCAGAACACGCAGGGACTTATCTTTGTTGTGGACAGCAACGATCGCGACCGTGTTGTTGAAGCCAGGGACGAGCTTCACAGGATGCTCAACGAG GATGAACTGAGGGATGCAGTTCTGCTTGTTTTTGCTAACAAGCAAGATCTTCCCAACGCAATGAACGCTGCTGAGATTACTGACAAGCTTGGCCTTCACTCTCTCCGCCAACGTCACTG GTACATTCAGAGCACATGTGCCACCTCTGGAGAAGGACTCTACGAGGGACTTGACTGGCTCTCCAACAACATCGCAAACAAG GCGTAG